One Patescibacteria group bacterium DNA segment encodes these proteins:
- a CDS encoding sugar nucleotide-binding protein, which translates to MVVNKPKVAILGVTGMVGSSIYQTLQDKYDLVLVCRNKEKLNLLDQRYGGVGQHSIYQLDVNNIYREYLRDTAKGALLSPTLTKLVNELSTCDWVINALAIITPYCEIDPGLTFFINSAFPHLLAETLGPKLIHMTTDCVFSGSTGAPYDEVAPKLPPDIYGLSKALGEPQKALVMRTSFIGLELTGNRSLLAWLISQRGRTINGYTNHWWNGITALEFGHICQKIIDREIMPEPGIYHVFSEDITKHDLLVKLNQKFNLGCTINPVAAPLAIDRRLRTIKNLNQQLQIPSLDAMIAELASSQNI; encoded by the coding sequence ATGGTTGTTAATAAACCTAAAGTGGCTATTTTGGGAGTTACCGGTATGGTCGGCAGCTCGATTTATCAAACCCTGCAAGATAAATACGATTTGGTATTGGTATGCCGGAATAAAGAAAAATTAAATTTGTTGGATCAGCGCTATGGGGGAGTCGGTCAGCATTCGATTTACCAATTGGATGTAAATAATATTTATCGGGAATATCTCAGAGATACGGCGAAGGGAGCGCTCTTAAGCCCTACTTTGACTAAATTAGTTAATGAATTATCGACTTGTGATTGGGTAATTAATGCCCTCGCTATTATTACGCCTTATTGTGAAATTGATCCCGGTTTAACTTTTTTTATCAACAGCGCTTTTCCGCACCTGTTAGCCGAAACACTGGGCCCTAAGCTTATTCACATGACTACCGACTGTGTGTTTAGTGGCTCCACAGGCGCACCTTATGATGAGGTGGCTCCCAAGCTCCCTCCCGACATTTATGGGCTATCTAAGGCTCTTGGGGAGCCCCAGAAGGCCCTTGTCATGAGGACTTCGTTCATCGGGCTCGAGTTAACTGGCAATCGCAGCCTGCTGGCTTGGTTGATTAGCCAAAGAGGCAGAACCATTAATGGCTATACTAATCACTGGTGGAACGGTATTACTGCGCTAGAGTTCGGCCATATTTGCCAAAAAATTATCGATCGCGAAATTATGCCAGAGCCTGGCATCTACCATGTTTTTTCTGAAGATATTACCAAGCACGATTTATTAGTGAAGTTAAATCAGAAATTTAATTTAGGTTGTACGATTAACCCGGTGGCGGCACCTTTGGCGATCGACCGCCGGTTGCGCACAATCAAAAATCTGAATCAACAACTCCAGATTCCATCATTGGATGCTATGATCGCCGAACTTGCGTCATCCCAAAACATATAA
- a CDS encoding GIY-YIG nuclease family protein — protein sequence MKKGYVYILTNKPKGILYIGVTSQLMKRSEQHLISQADSFTRKYNLNKLVYSEEYPTIAEAIQREKQLKRWHREWKINLIESNNPKWEDLFGRS from the coding sequence ATGAAGAAAGGTTATGTTTATATCCTCACCAATAAGCCAAAGGGTATCTTGTATATCGGTGTTACTAGCCAACTGATGAAAAGATCAGAACAACACTTGATCAGCCAGGCAGATTCTTTCACGAGAAAATACAATCTCAATAAATTAGTTTACTCGGAAGAATACCCAACTATTGCTGAAGCTATTCAAAGAGAGAAGCAATTAAAGCGTTGGCATCGGGAGTGGAAGATTAATCTAATTGAGAGTAACAACCCAAAGTGGGAAGACCTCTTCGGGAGATCCTGA
- a CDS encoding class I SAM-dependent methyltransferase gives MNTDNTNIEQQIIHQFDVVGDKWVEESVHPSNFELTEILEFARQFPAGAKILDAGSGKGKFSVVLAKQGLVVTGVEPAAHLTACARSQYPEIDFQVASLTTLPFPNELFDGIICVEVLGHIPDLEKAIQELFRVLKPGGKLLILDKNIRSLNHLYFLPTKWWRGWRQLIGQRMYPTDFPFQDKYFVPTELDQLLGQYSSEHKFRGIAFHPDVKERPVLKRLFWRIHQSITRWFHHIAPNLDFFMAWEATK, from the coding sequence ATGAACACAGATAATACTAATATCGAACAACAAATTATTCACCAGTTTGACGTGGTGGGTGATAAGTGGGTGGAAGAGAGCGTGCATCCCTCTAATTTTGAATTAACTGAAATTCTAGAATTTGCCCGTCAATTCCCTGCTGGCGCTAAGATCCTGGATGCCGGGTCCGGCAAGGGCAAATTTTCGGTAGTCTTGGCTAAGCAGGGTTTGGTAGTTACGGGAGTAGAACCAGCCGCCCACCTGACTGCTTGTGCGCGTAGCCAATATCCCGAGATTGATTTTCAGGTTGCCTCGTTAACTACCTTACCGTTTCCGAATGAATTATTCGATGGCATCATTTGCGTGGAAGTGTTGGGCCATATTCCCGATTTAGAAAAAGCTATCCAAGAATTATTTCGTGTCCTTAAACCCGGCGGAAAATTATTAATTTTAGACAAAAATATCCGCTCCCTAAATCATTTATATTTTTTGCCGACAAAGTGGTGGCGGGGGTGGCGGCAACTGATTGGTCAGCGGATGTATCCCACTGATTTTCCTTTCCAAGATAAATATTTTGTTCCTACTGAGCTAGATCAGTTGCTTGGGCAATATAGTTCTGAGCATAAATTCAGAGGAATTGCTTTTCATCCGGATGTTAAAGAGCGGCCTGTATTAAAACGATTGTTCTGGCGAATTCATCAAAGTATTACGCGGTGGTTTCATCACATCGCTCCTAATCTAGATTTCTTCATGGCCTGGGAAGCTACTAAATAA
- a CDS encoding glycosyltransferase has translation MSKSRFSFVGKIGRTTRNLLSKFGLRQSWQLLFGQTAAPDWSALERLQAAVDWLINAFGATGGQGFSAYYSLLSGWGKSYAETTGYIIPTLLKFSREFDYRQAEIKKICTTSGEWLLTVQHADGSFSGYDNDVPVIFNTGQVVVGLMELYRLTNDVRYLQAAQRAGDWLVINQEADGSWIKYAYNGIKHAYNSLVDWPLVELSKLTGQADYMAAAVKNLDWVLVEQQANGWFNYFGFTDEPKSVLHTIGYTLQGLIEAGNSLGQTKYIAAAKRTADYLTDLNDRQILFSFYNTNWQSASYSRCLTGLAQMGIVWERLAELYPEESSRYRTAAQKVWNYLVEHQITTLPHAEIRGSLPGSAPIWGDYLPLAFPNWGVKFFIDLGLLLYAKQIPIYSQNYPAPVQSKHVLVVSCFFPPLQVVVSTMISNLIKYLPRFGWQPLVVAAQSSREFKLDLESLQQVPLNLPVYRTKVWENIFTRAMNRLGLVSDSMFGWWGSAVRAAKYLHRRRHISAIISRSNPITSHLVAWWLTRYVMPGTPWLAIFGDPWVNNPYRQQRHYWPLIQKWQTYLERGILHSATKIIVTTESTKSFLVDWPKWQSKTEVLPHVFDDQSKFNLPMANPSDRKILKATFAGNFYGVRSPEPLFKALKLLKENDPEVFTHLEINLWGKLSPFEYLLQTYGIENNVIYHGEAPRSRILSELATSDLLILIDAPSVSESIFLPAKLMDYLAVRRPILGITPVGESARLIQSTKTGTAVSPDDVSGIAAALRSYYQSFCQQQLIFQSDEIELSKYHATAAAQKLAEWLDQLIPDRLH, from the coding sequence ATGTCTAAAAGTCGTTTCAGTTTTGTGGGGAAGATAGGTCGGACGACTCGCAATTTGCTGAGTAAATTTGGCCTGCGGCAAAGTTGGCAATTATTGTTTGGTCAAACCGCTGCCCCGGATTGGTCTGCCTTAGAAAGATTACAAGCGGCGGTCGATTGGCTAATTAATGCTTTTGGGGCAACCGGGGGTCAAGGATTTTCGGCTTACTATTCTTTACTATCCGGCTGGGGTAAATCCTACGCCGAAACTACGGGGTACATTATCCCGACCCTTTTAAAGTTCAGTCGAGAGTTTGATTACCGACAGGCTGAGATTAAGAAAATTTGCACAACTTCCGGTGAGTGGCTGCTCACCGTTCAGCATGCCGACGGCTCTTTTTCTGGCTACGACAATGATGTGCCGGTAATTTTTAACACCGGCCAAGTCGTCGTCGGACTAATGGAACTTTATCGCTTAACTAATGATGTCCGGTACTTGCAGGCTGCCCAAAGAGCGGGGGATTGGTTAGTAATTAACCAAGAAGCCGATGGTTCGTGGATCAAATATGCTTATAACGGAATTAAACATGCCTATAATTCATTAGTTGATTGGCCGTTAGTAGAATTAAGTAAACTGACCGGTCAAGCCGACTATATGGCAGCAGCCGTAAAAAATTTAGATTGGGTGTTAGTGGAGCAGCAAGCCAATGGCTGGTTTAATTACTTTGGATTTACAGACGAGCCGAAATCGGTTTTGCATACCATCGGCTATACTTTGCAAGGCTTGATCGAGGCGGGGAATAGTTTGGGCCAAACTAAATATATTGCAGCCGCTAAACGCACAGCCGATTATTTAACTGATTTGAATGATCGGCAGATTTTATTCAGTTTTTATAATACGAACTGGCAATCTGCGAGTTATTCCCGTTGTTTAACTGGATTGGCGCAAATGGGGATAGTCTGGGAGCGTCTCGCAGAACTATATCCGGAAGAAAGTTCACGCTACCGAACGGCTGCTCAGAAAGTCTGGAATTATTTAGTAGAACACCAGATCACGACTTTGCCCCATGCAGAAATACGAGGTAGTTTGCCGGGGAGTGCGCCAATTTGGGGAGATTATTTACCCCTGGCTTTTCCGAATTGGGGAGTGAAATTCTTTATTGATTTAGGTTTGTTATTATATGCCAAACAAATTCCTATTTATTCTCAAAATTATCCAGCTCCGGTTCAGTCCAAACATGTTTTAGTGGTGTCTTGTTTCTTCCCGCCTTTGCAGGTAGTGGTGAGTACGATGATTTCTAATCTAATAAAATATTTACCCCGATTTGGTTGGCAGCCCTTGGTAGTAGCCGCCCAATCGTCCAGAGAATTTAAGTTAGATCTAGAATCGTTACAGCAAGTTCCGCTAAATTTGCCAGTTTATCGAACGAAAGTTTGGGAAAATATTTTTACTCGAGCAATGAACCGACTTGGGTTAGTGTCAGACTCAATGTTCGGTTGGTGGGGATCGGCCGTCCGAGCGGCTAAGTATTTGCATCGCCGGCGCCATATCTCTGCCATCATCTCTCGCTCTAATCCCATCACCAGCCATTTGGTGGCGTGGTGGCTTACGCGCTATGTGATGCCGGGCACACCATGGCTAGCTATTTTCGGCGATCCCTGGGTAAATAATCCTTATAGACAGCAGCGCCATTATTGGCCGTTGATCCAAAAATGGCAGACCTATTTGGAAAGGGGTATATTGCACTCTGCTACAAAAATTATTGTCACCACTGAATCAACCAAATCTTTCTTGGTTGATTGGCCGAAATGGCAATCTAAAACGGAAGTTTTACCGCATGTGTTTGATGATCAAAGTAAATTTAATTTACCTATGGCCAACCCTTCTGATAGAAAAATATTAAAAGCTACTTTTGCCGGGAATTTTTATGGCGTCAGATCGCCCGAACCGCTGTTTAAGGCTCTCAAACTCCTGAAAGAAAATGATCCCGAGGTATTCACTCATCTAGAGATAAATTTATGGGGTAAGTTGAGTCCGTTTGAGTACCTTCTGCAGACTTACGGAATAGAAAACAATGTGATCTATCATGGTGAAGCTCCGCGCTCCCGAATATTATCCGAACTGGCTACGAGTGACTTGCTAATTTTAATTGATGCACCCAGTGTGAGCGAGAGCATCTTTTTGCCAGCTAAACTAATGGATTATTTAGCCGTCCGACGGCCGATTTTAGGTATTACCCCGGTAGGCGAATCAGCTCGCCTCATTCAATCTACTAAAACAGGCACCGCGGTGTCTCCTGATGATGTTTCTGGTATCGCTGCTGCTCTGCGTTCTTATTATCAGTCGTTTTGCCAACAGCAATTGATTTTTCAGTCCGATGAAATCGAACTAAGTAAATATCATGCTACCGCGGCAGCGCAGAAACTAGCTGAATGGCTAGATCAGCTAATCCCAGACAGGCTGCACTAA
- a CDS encoding phosphotransferase has translation MQHNPVALANKEKYLDVILAKPDLILAALNKLGIPGTWQSLSRIWSPGGGSSLFKITSGGTTYFMKAKHISVTVESKLEAESAFILLPSLKNEYDFLQKYQTSPHVPKVIGYTELSGFSFLIIESLTRFDDSMATLSPEEIITCYQQLKQFVRQIFANQDIHTDLHEKNIMFREKIPVIVDWEEARHLPQTTDFANSLDVKGYNYLGNTGQTPMVVPNMIAGHPCLNKLKNVFQNRLKTKISQLASTAAYNSATGICRSLDHGLKSESYQTIKLPGLWLPGQRPARDLRLGLVKSLLTIVWGKQNITFIDIGSNLGTLTRAVSQLPFVQSSRGIEGVSAYNRLARLLNFIDGNDRTEFYDLTCGNDDITPAITHQSRIVYGMLSVYHHIEHPDQCLTDLASSHPIGLIIELAQQPECYQGRTWQQTLKHISERLNLPYVVLIGYSPDYFRPFVVLSAIPFTPTQKLQLHLVGEMLWPISWWQRLIRYLKRHLISAACLGLADLAIQLVSALPR, from the coding sequence TTGGCAGCCTTAAACAAGCTCGGGATTCCTGGTACTTGGCAATCTCTCTCTCGCATTTGGAGCCCTGGCGGCGGCAGTAGCTTATTTAAAATCACCTCTGGTGGCACCACCTACTTCATGAAAGCCAAGCATATTTCAGTAACGGTCGAAAGCAAACTAGAGGCCGAGTCAGCCTTCATCTTGCTACCTTCCTTAAAAAACGAATACGACTTTTTACAAAAATACCAAACCAGCCCGCATGTCCCGAAAGTTATCGGTTATACCGAATTATCCGGATTTAGTTTTTTGATTATAGAATCTTTGACTAGATTTGACGATAGTATGGCGACCCTTTCTCCTGAAGAAATCATCACCTGTTACCAACAGCTGAAACAATTTGTCCGACAAATCTTTGCCAATCAAGATATCCATACTGATTTGCACGAAAAGAATATAATGTTTCGCGAGAAAATTCCGGTGATTGTCGATTGGGAAGAAGCGAGACACCTGCCACAAACTACTGATTTCGCCAACTCTTTAGATGTTAAAGGCTACAACTACTTAGGCAATACAGGACAAACCCCTATGGTGGTGCCAAATATGATAGCGGGGCACCCTTGTTTAAATAAATTAAAAAATGTTTTTCAAAATAGATTAAAAACAAAGATCAGCCAACTGGCTAGCACAGCTGCCTATAATTCTGCTACTGGCATTTGCCGGAGTTTAGATCACGGTTTGAAAAGTGAGAGTTATCAAACTATTAAACTCCCCGGTTTGTGGCTCCCCGGGCAACGTCCCGCCCGAGACCTAAGATTAGGGTTAGTAAAATCCCTTCTAACTATTGTTTGGGGCAAACAAAATATTACTTTTATCGATATCGGCAGTAATCTAGGCACTCTCACGCGGGCAGTCAGTCAGCTGCCTTTTGTCCAATCCAGCCGAGGCATCGAAGGGGTAAGTGCCTATAATCGCCTTGCTCGGCTATTAAATTTTATTGATGGTAACGACCGGACAGAATTTTACGACTTGACCTGCGGCAACGATGATATTACCCCGGCGATAACTCATCAATCGCGTATAGTCTACGGCATGTTGTCCGTTTATCACCATATTGAACATCCCGATCAATGCTTAACCGACTTGGCCAGCTCCCACCCGATCGGACTAATTATCGAATTGGCTCAACAACCGGAATGTTATCAAGGTCGGACCTGGCAACAGACGCTCAAACACATTTCTGAACGCCTAAATTTGCCCTATGTGGTATTGATCGGCTATTCGCCTGATTATTTCCGTCCGTTCGTAGTGTTATCGGCTATTCCCTTTACTCCGACCCAAAAACTCCAACTACATCTAGTTGGAGAAATGCTTTGGCCGATTAGTTGGTGGCAACGATTGATCCGCTACCTGAAAAGACATTTAATTAGTGCAGCCTGTCTGGGATTAGCTGATCTAGCCATTCAGCTAGTTTCTGCGCTGCCGCGGTAG